The DNA segment CGCCGTGGTGGACGAGATGCCCCTCGCCATCGACAAGGAACACCTCGGGCGTCCGTTTCGCGCCGACTCGGTCCGCATATCGATTGCCCGCGTCCTTCAGTACTGGGAAGGGCAATGTGCGCGACGCGGCATAGGCGGAGAGTTCCTCGGGTGACGTATCGTAGTGCGAGTCGATGGCGAGAATAGCCGCCTCCTGCTCGCGATATTGTTCGGCAAGGACCGCGACCTGCGCATCCGCGCCCGCAATGACGAGCACCGCAAGCACAAACAGGACAGCCGCTTTTTTCATATGACGCCTTAACTTCGGTGTGTCTCCCGCGCGGCGCGACTTCATTGCATGAACACGCATGACCGCGCGCCCATTCCGGGGCACGCTCCTGTCTTTCCCGCGCCCGGATCCCTTATGGTATCATGCCGCACTCAAAATGCAAGCCGGGCGCGGAACGAATGAAGTCTCCGCTGTCCCGGGAAAGGAAGCGTGGTTTCATGCGTTTGCGAAAGGCAGTTCTTGCTTTGTTCCTGGCGGCCGTGGCTTTGGGCTGCGGTGCCTCCAACCCGGAGCATCCCGATTGGCTGGTACTGCGCTTGCCCGCGGAAATGCCGCATTTGAACCCGATTACCAGCACGGACGCCTACTCCGCGCTCCTGCTCG comes from the Candidatus Hydrogenedentota bacterium genome and includes:
- a CDS encoding redoxin domain-containing protein; the encoded protein is MKKAAVLFVLAVLVIAGADAQVAVLAEQYREQEAAILAIDSHYDTSPEELSAYAASRTLPFPVLKDAGNRYADRVGAKRTPEVFLVDGEGHLVHHGASDNRRFPGSPGSRPYTAEALSALLHGKPVPVQEARAWGCTTKRAA